The Plasmodium cynomolgi strain B DNA, chromosome 13, whole genome shotgun sequence DNA segment ATAGCGACGTGATGACATAGCGAGAGAAAGCGGCAAGCCCGAGGGAGAGCTACACCAAAGCATTCccaaccaaaaaaaaaagtggcaacaGCGTGTTGGACAtattggaaaaattgcaaaagaaATTTGCACCTCcccacccaaaaaaaaaaaataaacagcacaattaaaatgtaaatattttttggcgTTTTGCATTTCGAATTTATTGGCATTTTCATGTTCACTTTCGCGTTCACTTTCGCGTTCACCTTCACTCGCGCATATGCCCCGCGGCGTGAGCCCCAAGTAGGTTCTGCTCGCCCACTGCGCTTTGGCACCGACCCTAGTGCATGCACACCTTCCAAGTGCGCGGTCGCCTTCCCGAATTAACTGACACGAAACAGGCGACAGGCGACAGGCGACAGGCGGCAATCGACAATCGACAATCGACAGTGGACAATCGACACTTGGCAAAACTGACCAAGTCGCCCATCGCCCATCGCCCATCGCCCATCGGCCATATTGACCAAatgaacaattttataaattttcaaattctcTAAATtgaatcaaaaaaaaaaaacttccgAATGTGCCTTCCCCCCTCAGCGGGAAAATGACTCAGAAGAATGTATGGCCACTTGTCGCAGATCGgtaaggggggggggagtagCCAAAGAGGAGCAGGTCGTCACTCCTTCGTTAGGTGCTTGTTCATGTTGGACTGTCCACAATTAGGGCAAATGAAGTTCTGCGTAGAGGAGGTAAGAAGGGTGGAGTCACATACGTTGATCGGGTTGAGGAAGCACAATCGAGATGCATATCCGTATGAGTGAAAATTAGAAAGGCACACAGAGTGGAGGCCAACAGGAGAATAACCCAgtggtgggggggaaaacTCTGGAGCGGCGCGGAAGCGAAATCACCACAACAGGCTTAGAGGCACACCTCCTTTGTCTACCTCCTTTGTATGCCTCTTTTGTATGCCTCCTTTGTATGCCTCCTTTGTATGCCTCCTTTTCCTACCCCCTTTTCCTACCCCCTTTTCCCACCCCCTTTTCCTACCTCCTTTACGAATTTTTGGTCCCTCCCTTTGGATGGAAATATCACCAAGTTGCATTTTACACATTTGTACTTGAACAAGCCGCTTGACCCGCTTGACCCGCTTGACCCGCTTGACCCGCTTGACCTGGTTGACCCGCCTGACCCGTGTGGTCCTTCCCCCGTCGCTTCTTTCCTGCGTTTGTATAGGAGGCCTGCCACGAGTTTGAAAATGTGCCGCAGTGAAGcggtgggggggaaaaagcaaaatgaggGGAGTCGGCAAACGTGCACACAGGTTAACATTAACGAAAGATAACGTTAACATTGGCTGGCGTTAACGGGGGGTGAAGCTAACACGGGTTGACGCTAACACGGGTTGACGCTAACACGGGTTGACGCTAACACGGGTTGACGCTAACACGGGTTGACGCTAACATCGGCTGACGCTAACACCGCCTGATGCTAACACCGGCTGACGCTAACACGGGCTAATGTTAACACCGCCTGATGCTAACACCGGCTGACGCCACATCGCGCCCATGTACACCCCTCTCGCGCTAACCCACTAGCGAACCCAGCGCAAGCGTGATGATGGCCAGACCGAAGGGATTGTTGACCCCCCTGGTAGCCTTCGCTATGTTCGACTGAACCGTCTCCAAATAGGTTTCCTCCCTATGGGGATTCAAATTTAAcgccttcttcttcgccGTCTTTTTTGCATAAGCACTCCTTAACCCTTGCGTGCAAATAAAGTGACAATTTCTCTGAATTTTCACTCCCCGTATTGcgaaaattgataaaatgcACGCGTATGCAAATATGtagattttcatttttccgttCCTGTGGCCTgtttaacgtttttttcttctccttctttttaatcCAAGCGGAACAGCCAAATGTGTGTCACTGAAGGTACAGTGACATGTTGTTATGCACAGGGCATGCCTTACCACCTTCACCATTTGGCGCAGTCACCTCACTCAtgatattttcccttttagaTCTACGCAATTTCggcaatattttctttttgtacttttttttgtacttttttttgcacttttttttacttatttttttttcacgtaaaATGATCATACTGGAAAGTTGTACAAAAAGCTTCTTACATAAATTGccaaattgagaaaaaaaaggaacgataAGTACGAGCCACACACTGGTATGAGGCACAAATGCAATTTCTCTGTCGACATGGAAAGGGGGGATACTTAGGGCGTTGCGAAAGGAGTCATACAAATCTCCTctcagcaaaaaaaatgcattacgCGTAACattgtgtgcacatttgaGAGTGCCTGTTCAAATCGGCCCACTTGAACAACCTCACGCCGTCATGTCGCACTGCACTTTGCTTTGCAATGCATTCCCCGTTATGCTTTATTCTGTTCCACCTCCGATCGGTTCTACTGACcgaacacaaaatggaaaaaagtggGAGTGGCTAAAATGCGCAACACTTCTGTGTGCCCATGTGGATGCCCTCACCTCAACGGAACAACAAACGTTGTTCAATCGTGTGCAGGGGAAGCCCCTTCATTTGGACGCCAACTGATGTGATAACCTTTTGGCGCATAAAATGAGCCCCCACTCGGCCATCCTGTGTGTACTGAAACGATCGAGTAGGCTATCCTATCTCGAGAAAGTTGTCGAAAAGAAttacccccccctcccttttGCTAAATTCTTTCTTTGCCCCCTACTCAGTAGTGCATCAATTTTGAAGGAAACGTACGTAGTCTTCTTTatgtttaataatttttttttattttttcctccaactGGAAAGTAACTTCCGATTTAGGAAAGAACAACGCTCCGCGAAGAActcaaattttaattttgcacatgaaaaggggcaaaaaaaaagaacagagCGGTGACCCACAAAGCAGTTAGCTCATTTTCCCTGTTTACATGTAAGCCCACTTCGCAGGGGAGGCGGGGCTTGCCACTGTTGGGCTTCCGCTTCCGAACGACCACGAAATGTCCAAATGGGGCATTCGTAAAGAAAGGGGTACACGGTCCACGCCACGGGGTCCACGATGGGGGATATCCACACCAGGTGGACGCACAGAACGATAGAGAAACCTCTTTCAgacattttcatttaaaaaaaaaaaaaaaaaatgcgacgTGCGAAATAAATGTGTTGCAATCCTCCGTCGGACGTGCCCCCTTACGTGTATGTCAACATACGCCCACAAGGCCCACGTTCAAAAATGATGGGCAGCCcgttaaaaaatgatgggCAGCCCGTTGAAAAATGATGGGCAGCCCGTTGAAAAACCTTTTTCAGTCCAGTATATTATTCATGTAATTCTTTATatctgcaaaaggggggaaagcacGAGTAATGTTTTGCATGTAGATTTGCTGCGCGGTGCGTTATGTGCAActggggaagggggggagacaTTGCGCTTGGAGCGGGGGGGAAGGTGTGTCAATGGGGCTATCCACAAAAAACGGGAAGCACATgaaggagaagcgggagaagaagcagaagtaAAAGCGGTGCAAAAGCGGTGCAAAAGCGGTGCAAAAGCGGTGCAAAAGGGGCGCAAAAGGGGCGCAAAAGCCTTTCGCCGACGATACAGAGACGAAACGGAGGCAGGCGGgaaaaggccaaaaaaaaaacgctgcaAGACAAAAGGTTTCTTGTTCACATGAAGATTCCAAGTCAGAATCGAATTAACAGAATTGAAGTTGCAAAGGAGGCATGCGGAGAAATGAGGggctaaaatgaaaaaaaaaaaagacagaaaaagggataaactacgaatgtccattttgtttctttctgAAATGGTTTAAACGTATtaacaaacgaaaaaaaaaaaaaaaaaaaaaaaaaaaaaaaaaaaataaggaaccAACACACGGAGGTAAAATAGGGGCTTAAACGCAATGGGTTAAAATAAGGTATTATCGTGAAACGGCGGCATAAAcgtgaagaacaaaaaatgggaggaggGGTGCTCAGAAATGTGGCGAAACGGGGGTAGATTATAATGGAAAATTGATATGCCATGGGAGGGGAATGGAATGGCTAGCTGGTGTTGACAACTCGATCGCAAACTCGCCCACCACACGAGGAAATGCGCGTGATGTAGGTAAAAACACAGGGAGGGGCACTCATACCCTGCACCTAAATGGCGGCACCCACGGGGAGCAATCCGAATTAGTATCCCCCACAAATGGGtgtccccccaaatgagtgtccccccaaatgggtaTACCCCCCAAATCAGTATCCCCCCAAATCAGTACTCCCCCAAATTCATCGACTTGACATACTGGTTCGTACCTGACGAATTGAACTTGTAAAAATCGTCCTTGTTTAGGATCTTCGACCAAATGAGCAGGTCGCCCCGCATCAGGCCCCTCCGAACAATTTGAGATAAATTAAAGCCATTTtgtttaacaaaatataagCTGTCCGTATTCAAATTATTTGTGAAAACTTTTAATTCTTGGTAATTCTGTTCATGTGCAAAATTTTCCAACTGGGTTAGCAACCTGCTTCCAATTCTCATTCTCCTGTTGTCCTTTTTTACGACCATCCTGACTAGCTGTGCTATAGAATTGTCTCCCTTGAACGGCACAATTCCTACACAGCCGActatttttctgttcacaAAACGAAAGGTGgaatcatcatcatcgttaGTTTTGGAttggaatatatttttcctaattTCGTTTAACCGATATGGCACTGTCCTCCTACTTTCGATGAGCTCCTTGTTGGCTATGTCACCTATGCTACAGAGGagctttgttttttcttcacctccaCTGTGCGAGTTGTTCTGCCGGTCGGTGGCGTGATCCACCGTTCGGCTGTTACTCCCGTTGCTGTCATGATTGGTGTCGCTACTGGTACAGTTTCCCTTCTGCTtatcctcctcttcgtcaCATTTGCTATTTTGATTATTCTTCCCATGCTTCCCatgcttctcatttttactgtttttacctttactcttttttccctcccccttttcgtCCGTACCGTTCGTGCTCCCAACCTCCGACGTGCCATCACTCCTCCCTGCGTCTCGCGTATCATTCAAAGGGTCTCCCTCTCCTTGGGGAGTATTCAACCCGTCTGAAACATCACTGAGACCTGTGCCCCCACCACCGCTGGGCGAATTATTACTCATCTTGTAGTAAATATCATTGTAATTACGTGATGTGCACTCCTCAAGATCCCTCATACTGACAACATTCCTTTTGGTTCCACTTTGCTCAGAATTTTTGACTTCACTGACGTCCCTGTTTTTATGATCCCCATTTGTGGTTGCGTTCTTTTCCGTTTCGGAATGGTTCGGACTTACACTACTGTCTTCACTTTTGTTAAAGCTATTTTTCTGTAACATTTTTGGCTCATTCGATTCTTCACCACTTTCGAACGTTCCACTTTTTGATGACGCATCTTTGAAGTACTTactattattttcttcatcggagttttttacttcttgttcccccttctcattgcataacattttttcttgttcctcCTGTTCCAGTAAAaccttttccctttcgtgTATATCACTACATGTCGTTCTGCTGGCCGAgccaaaattattatcaaaCACCTCGGCCACCCAAAAATTGCAACCCTCCACGTTTATGTagcttttatataaattctCCAAATCTGGGCAATCATTTCTTATATGGTTTAAAAATTCCAACTTTGCCCttatgtacaaatatattaaaaatataatcaagaaataaaaaattttctttaaatccaaaaaaaagatataatTTATCACCACGATGACTAGCAAATCATAAATGTGTTGTATGGACCAGTATATAACTGCGGGCAGTGTTAGCGAGTTGAAGTGGTCGTGCAGCAACTGCCTCACTTCGTTTATGTCCTTCTCTTCCAGTTGCCTTATCGAAATCAGCGGCTCGGGGAACTTTGCTTTTTGCTTatctgcgggggggggcGGTAATGCGGTAAAGCGGTGTAGAAGGGACATACGAAAAAACTATGTACATTGGGGACAAACGAAAAATAGctagttggaaaaaaaaaaaaaaatattccccgttcaggtgaaatgtgcaaaatagctagttggcaaaaaaaaaaaaaaactattccctgttcaggtaaaaacgAATGGAAGGCGCGACTAACTCGGAGAGCGCCACTTCTGCGCGTGCTTCAACGCAATATGCGCCTCTCTCCGACATTCGTGAAACACACTCCCACGAAGGGCACATTTGAATGTCTTTAAATATTACTTATTAAAATATGAGATATAGAACTTGGCGccttttccttctgcttGAATAAATTCATGGTTGGCTGTCCTGTTTGCtatatttcccctttttattttattttattttattttattttatttatttttgcgtgtCTGTTTTATACGCCCGCGTTtggccttccttttttttttttttttttttttctcttcgtgCCCTTCTTTCCACACTTTCgctgtttattttgtgtGTGGAATGTTGCCTTTTTCTATAGTGCTGATACTCGACtggtttgaaaaaggaatggGAACAGAAGAAATTTCAAGAGAGATTTCGGCACGAACGTAGGGGTTGTGGGAATGTTTCATTTGCAACAATTCGCAGAAGATAGCACAGGAGCTCGTGTTGGCATTTGCACTGACGCTGGTGTAGACGTTCGCATCGGCACTCGTGTGGACGTTCGAATCGGCACTTGTGTGGACGTTCGCATCGGCACTGGGAGTTGGCTTTCGCATGGGCTGTTGCTTCGACTTTTACATGGACTCTTGCGTCGACATTGGCATCGGCGCTTGCGCTGGCCTTCGCGTTTGCGTTAGCGCTTGCTCTGACACTGCAAAATCACAGTAGCGTTTACATCACTTCAGCATTGTCACCATGTAAAGCTGAAAGGGGGATGATAATCTGAACtgagttttttcttctaatatGTTTCAAACTTCCCacgaaaaaggcaaaatgcaTGCCATGATACATTCATGCTGAGCggtattgtttttttatgaaacgcatttcccctttgggggtttcttttaatgaaaaaaaaaaaaaaattaaatattactACGTACAAATGGTAAACATGTGACGAACGGGTGATGAACAAATGAAGCAATGcaaaggaggggggagaaaaatgagcTGGGGAAAAAAGCAGGCTGCCCGGAACacggaaaatgaaaaaaaaaaaaaaaaaaaaaaaaaaaaaacacatacatacatatacatatacacatatatgtgcgctCATTCCAGCCgtatttatgtatgtacataacATCCTCCTTAGTAAGCGCGAAAATGGCTTCAAAATGCTGGCGAAGCAAAGGTCGATGAAGTAAACGCGAAGCCAAAATGTACGTTCGCGAAAGGAGGTTCTCCACGCAGTAAATACTTggggcaaataaaaacaagCAGCGTATATCTTTggccttttctccttccgaAGGAATTGCCCAGCGAGagcacaaaaagaaaaaaaaaaaaaaatggaaaatgtttccttttttgagggGAATACATCCAAGCGGAAAAATTACCAAGCAGTTAAATggttaaataaattaacttGCGTATGCGCATGCTTGCGATCATACGAGCATTGGATtgagtatatatacatagcCGTATGAAGGACCATTGTTAGGCAAGCTTTTCGGCACGGATATTCCTCGCATTAAGGCATACCCACCACGTGGGTGGGATAGGCCTCGCCAAAGCTCTAAGTGGGCATCTTCCGATATGCAACATACTCGCataatcccttttttgtgccaaaATTAAACTCTAAGGGAGAGTCTAAAGTgttcattataaaaaaaaaaacatcatttGTGGCGCAACTAATCATTGGTGTGTGCACGCTCGAAAGGGTCGTTATGGAAAAATGATTGGATCATAAGTAGTCCATCACTCAGTGGTTGCCACAAGAGAGCacgcaaaaaggggtactCCCCGTCTGTGTggatgtacatgcatataaaaatatacatttgaCACTTTCCCACATGTAACGCGCGGCGTGCATTCGCCTCCTGTCCCATGAGATATGACAAGGCAATTTAAACACAAGCCAATGCCCCTTGAAtggcaaaagaaaaaaaaagtcacatgtaaaaaatgtgcataggTGGCCACaacagtgaaaaaattaagaggTTTATTcttcgcgttttttttttttttttttttttttttttttttaatcctgtTTTGCGGCATATGTAATTACGCTCCCCAGCGGAGAACGGAAAAACACACGAAGGGTAACAAaggcgaaaaataaaagctgCGAGGCGACATGCAGTGCGCAATTGTGGGTGAGGCGGTGCCGAGATACAAGCGTACTTCTGACCATCTGTGATTGTACTTTTGAAGCTGTTGATTGTACTTCTTAACCTGGTGATTGTGCTTCTTAACCTGGTGATTGTACTTTTGAAGCTGTTGATTGTACTTCTTAACCGGGTGATTGTACTTTTGAAGCTGTTAATTGTACTTCTTAACCGGGTGATTGTACTTCTTAACCTGGCTGCTCCCTCCTTGGTCCGCTTCACTCATTCTGAGGCGCATTTACTGTAAGCAGCGTACCTGCCCGAACGGAGCGAACGGGTGGCTCTCTTTGTTACCTCCTGCAGAATGGAGAAGTACAAGCAAATCCTGGCCAAACTAAAGTGGCACAAAAACCGGAGCTGCGAAAGGTACCAGTTTGGGATGTTCGAAATTGACAAACGGGAAGTGTTCATAACGACGGAGCACTCTTATGGATTTGTTAATAACAAGCCACTCCTACCTGGCCATATCCTACTAACgacattaaaaaagaaagaaaaatataacgatCTAGATATAGACGAAGTTATAGACATTAATTTGTTGTCAAATTTTATGTGCCATGTTATGGGTTCCCTACACAACACAACCAACTTCTCGATAGCCATACAGGATGGGAAGGATGCAGGGCAAACGGTAGAGCAGGTGCATATTCACATAATTCCCAGAAAAGGTTCCGACTACCAGAATAAtgataacatatataaagacatgaataaattaaattggGGATACGGACGAGATGTTGTGTGTTCCGCTTGCAAACATTTGGTGAAGGTCCCATCGAAGGGCCCAGTTGAGGAGAGTTTCAAGTTGGAAGAATTCAAGTAAGGCCCGAAGAAGTGGGGagttccactttttttttttttttttttttgggtgtcACTTTAAACGTCACGTAAACTACCTTTACCATGCTCACCATTGTGAgtgctcccatttttgcgattttgcgatatttttttttgctcagcACCGCCCTGAGGTCCATCGACGAAATGGAAGTAGAAGCAAACACGATAAAGTCTTACATCGAAAGCAATTTTGCCTCACCCTGAGCGCTGCGTTCGCGCGCCCGACGTCGCTACGTATGGTATGTGCCACACGGGTGGGTATCCCGTCGAAGGTGCCGCACCTACGTTGTAAAGCTGTGTGCGCGCTTTGCGTACTTCATGCAGTTTACGCACTTTACGCACATTACGCACATTACGCACATTACGCACTTTACGCACGTTGCGCACTCTTTTTGGAGGGGCTTCACCCTTGAGGGTCTCGTTAAATGCCCCCATTCGAAATGACGTACCCAACAATAAAGCTACTACGTGGGTGTAAATatgttcttccccccttcaccCTTTTTCGCTACCTAATTGGAACATTTTTGTCGCTGCACGAACCGGCACGGGTGAACCGTTCGAATGGCTACACAATAGGGGAGAATACACGCAGGTGACAATCCAATGCATGTTatgttttctccttcgttttctgctttgttttctccttttttttctccccttttttttcgcctttttttttcttcccttttttttcgcataacTGCGCGAGGGGAACGCTTCCTTTTGTTGACAACTGCATGGAGCCCCTTTTCCCTTAGGAACACTTGGGGGAGCTGTGCCAGCGTGAGGGGCTCGCCGCGACATGGGGTAGTATAGCCACTGGGAGGAGCCGCCCTCAGCAGGAACAAACCTCGGTAGAGCCATCCTCGGTAGAACTCCCTCGGTAGAACTTCCTCGGTGGAACTTCCTCGGTGGAACTTCCTCTGTAGAACCATCCTCGGTGGAAACGCGCCTCCCCCTGCCAGGGGCACACCACTGAGCAGCTGCGCGCTGGCCGAACCGCCCACCATGCCCGCGGCACACACGGAAAAGGCCCGCTTCTAACGCGAAAATGCAAAGTTACCTGCTGCTGCTTGTCGCGATTGCCCTTTCCCCCCTATGTGCACATAAAGGGGAGGCAACCGCCAAGTACAGCTACATAACCAGCAGAAGCAACGTACCAGTAggaagattaaaaaatctaAAAAAGTCCAAAACGAAGTTGCTCCTTTCCCCAGGTGAACACAACCAACAGGGGATCAGCATCCCGTCAATGTTACTCTCCAAGAGAATCATATTTCTATCATCTCCAGTATATCCCCATATATCCGAGCAAATAATCTCACAGCTCCTCTACCTCGAGTATGAGTCCAAAAGAAAACCAATCCATTTATACATTAACAGTACAGGCGatttagaaaataataaaattataaatcttAATGGAATCACAGATGTCATATCGATCATAGATGTAATAGATTACATTTCGTCTGATGTGTATACATACTGTTTGGGGAAGGCGTATGGGATTTCCTGCATTTTGGCTAGCAGTGGGAAAAAGGGGTTTCGTTTTTCTCTCAAAAACTCCTCGTTCTGCTTGAACCAGTCCTACTCAGTTATCCCCTTCAACCAAGCGTCTAACATTGAAATACAGAACAAGGAAATTATGAACACTAAGAGGAAGGTCGTGGAAATTATTGCCAACAACacggggaaggagaagagcCACATCGAGCGCATTTTGGAGAGGGACAGGTACTTCAGCGCGCCCGAGGCTGTGCAGTTCAACTTGGTCGACCATATCCTCGAGAAGGAGTAGCCACGACGGTGGCACGCATGCGGAGCGGCACCGCAAAAAACGTGACCGTCTTACCCCCTCCCCTGGCAAAGATGCTCGCAAAAAGGTTGCTGCTAAACGCGCGCACACCGGCTAACCTTGCCAGGTACAACGCCCTCAGGAGAGGAGGATCACTCCCCTGGGCCAGGAAACTCACCTCCTCACGTGATCAGACcacccattttggaaaaaaaaaaagcaaaatgagaaTAAAGAAATAGGGAAAGGAGAAATCAAGTCGATTGACCACCCCGCGGACGAGAAACCATCTAACTTTCACGAGCAAGATGGAGGGTCTAAAGGAATACTCACCCACTTGgtaagcaaaaatggaaagaaaccAATAGCAGGGGAGCTGCCCAATTTAGTGCTTGCaattttgaaggaaaaatcgTCTCTAcagtcagaaaaaaaaacgctaatAGATCAGTACAAACAAATTGTGTGTGTACGTTTGGAAGGGGGGTCCCAAAATAGTGCAGATAAAAAGGACGCCCTCAATTTTTCGGACATTTTTGCCACCCTGTATTTGTGTTACACGGAAAAGATATTCGACTTGGACTTCGTGACCAAAGTGAATGCCGCGCTGGAAGTGCTGCTCAGCGGGGTGGGCGGCAAAATGGATCAAATGGATCAAATGGATCAAAGCGATCAAAGCGGCCATCGTGGTAATCCAGGCAATCGTGGCAATCGCGGTGAAGGGGAGAAAGACGTGCTGAACGAGGCCACCATCAACCACTGCATGATGATGTTACACTACTTATCCTCCTTAAATGTCAAAAATGTAACATTATGCAACCAAGTGAGGGACTATATCGTAAGCAACGAGGTGCCCCCCCTGGTCATCTACCATTACCTAGAATGCCTGAGCCTGCTAGCCGACTCGACCGACAGAAGAGGCAAGAATAGTCTGCGCGATTATGTTGTTCCCGTCGTAGAAATTTtcttggaaaatttttacaacttcAACAATTACCTTGTGCTGCGCATTCTGCAGTTCCTACATAAACTGAGCTTTATGGACGCAGAACTATTTCTCCTGCTGACAAGgaagataaataaaaatgtgtatcgGGAGAATGCGAACCGGTTTGAGTTGTGCTTGCTGGCGCGTACATACGCCCtctacaaaaaggaaaacatcaCCTTTAATAATTACCTGTGTGAAGATTTGATGAGCAGCTTGACCAAGTATGAGGACAACTTTCAGAGCGACGAGGATGGCCCGGTTAGCAGTCCGGTTAGCAGTCCGGTTAGCGGCCCGGTTAGCGGCCAAGTTGGCAACCCGGATAGCCACCCAGATGGCAGCACCCCTGACGACGAATCTTCCCGCTTGCTGCAAAGCCAACCCGCGAACACCCCCGACGTGCTCGAAATTGAAAACGTGAACCGGCAGAACTACCCCCTCTTTAAGCACCCCCTGTACAACGGCGGATTGAACTTCTACGCCTTCTTCGTTGACGCGAAGACAACCAACAGGGACAAGTGCTTCGAACGGAAAAACTATTTGAACATGACTTTTGTAAACAGTAATGCTAACGAGAAAGAGCACCAAAGAACCAGTACACACATGTCCGAGTGGCACAAGCTATTCCTTTACGATGAGTACAAAGAGAAGGATATAAAAAACGAACCATTCGTTAAATTGGAAGAcacgcaaaagggggataaACAAATGGTTGAAGCGTATAATCAATCTTTAGCAGAAAATCTGCACTTCCAATTTAGCCATAAGAAAATTGCACAACTGTTTGAACAGGTGAGCGAACGTATGGATAATGTCCAAGTCGATTTCACGGCCGATGAGGAGGCACCCACAGAAATGGATGATGAAGCTGTTCACCagtacaagaaaaaaattctttatgttgaaaattattacattGGTCATATATTTGACATAGTAGACTCTTTGCTAGCTTTGAAAGCACACCACAATTGTGCcacattcaaaaaaatggaaaataaaattttgaatgttataaaaaataatgaactGTACATAATTGACAATTTTGACAGTGATGAAATTAAAagccttttaatttttttatcgcacACAAATAGGAATTACAAAGAGGC contains these protein-coding regions:
- a CDS encoding N-acetyltransferase (putative), which encodes MNLFKQKEKAPSSISHILINKQKAKFPEPLISIRQLEEKDINEVRQLLHDHFNSLTLPAVIYWSIQHIYDLLVIVVINYIFFLDLKKIFYFLIIFLIYLYIRAKLEFLNHIRNDCPDLENLYKSYINVEGCNFWVAEVFDNNFGSASRTTCSDIHEREKVLLEQEEQEKMLCNEKGEQEVKNSDEENNSKYFKDASSKSGTFESGEESNEPKMLQKNSFNKSEDSSVSPNHSETEKNATTNGDHKNRDVSEVKNSEQSGTKRNVVSMRDLEECTSRNYNDIYYKMSNNSPSGGGGTGLSDVSDGLNTPQGEGDPLNDTRDAGRSDGTSEVGSTNGTDEKGEGKKSKGKNSKNEKHGKHGKNNQNSKCDEEEDKQKGNCTSSDTNHDSNGSNSRTVDHATDRQNNSHSGGEEKTKLLCSIGDIANKELIESRRTVPYRLNEIRKNIFQSKTNDDDDSTFRFVNRKIVGCVGIVPFKGDNSIAQLVRMVVKKDNRRMRIGSRLLTQLENFAHEQNYQELKVFTNNLNTDSLYFVKQNGFNLSQIVRRGLMRGDLLIWSKILNKDDFYKFNSSGTNQYVKSMNLGEY
- a CDS encoding ATP-dependent Clp protease proteolytic subunit (putative), coding for MQSYLLLLVAIALSPLCAHKGEATAKYSYITSRSNVPVGRLKNLKKSKTKLLLSPGEHNQQGISIPSMLLSKRIIFLSSPVYPHISEQIISQLLYLEYESKRKPIHLYINSTGDLENNKIINLNGITDVISIIDVIDYISSDVYTYCLGKAYGISCILASSGKKGFRFSLKNSSFCLNQSYSVIPFNQASNIEIQNKEIMNTKRKVVEIIANNTGKEKSHIERILERDRYFSAPEAVQFNLQNENKEIGKGEIKSIDHPADEKPSNFHEQDGGSKGILTHLVSKNGKKPIAGELPNLVLAILKEKSSLQSEKKTLIDQYKQIVCVRLEGGSQNSADKKDALNFSDIFATLYLCYTEKIFDLDFVTKVNAALEVLLSGVGGKMDQMDQMDQSDQSGHRGNPGNRGNRGEGEKDVLNEATINHCMMMLHYLSSLNVKNVTLCNQVRDYIVSNEVPPLVIYHYLECLSLLADSTDRRGKNSLRDYVVPVVEIFLENFYNFNNYLVLRILQFLHKLSFMDAELFLLLTRKINKNVYRENANRFELCLLARTYALYKKENITFNNYLCEDLMSSLTKYEDNFQSDEDGPVSSPVSSPVSGPVSGQVGNPDSHPDGSTPDDESSRLLQSQPANTPDVLEIENVNRQNYPLFKHPLYNGGLNFYAFFVDAKTTNRDKCFERKNYLNMTFVNSNANEKEHQRTSTHMSEWHKLFLYDEYKEKDIKNEPFVKLEDTQKGDKQMVEAYNQSLAENLHFQFSHKKIAQLFEQVSERMDNVQVDFTADEEAPTEMDDEAVHQYKKKILYVENYYIGHIFDIVDSLLALKAHHNCATFKKMENKILNVIKNNELYIIDNFDSDEIKSLLIFLSHTNRNYKEAFIYCLTHRMVDLYINNLCQPSTLSTFFYFLLNFTKRRVVKKNRFNHTIRNVIYNSYSWLNDNKSVLNLTAGIDATNWQEKENSDTRRVIKAKNYSLLQVLSMHVCKNVYFMSLSTLASLLRSVSYLFFTDANFFNVFIPLFMKHMADLSNVDILNITQAYNKQKIQNKYFYYLLAKQYQSNRSEETKNADQKIKLVG
- a CDS encoding histidine triad protein (putative) gives rise to the protein MEKYKQILAKLKWHKNRSCERYQFGMFEIDKREVFITTEHSYGFVNNKPLLPGHILLTTLKKKEKYNDLDIDEVIDINLLSNFMCHVMGSLHNTTNFSIAIQDGKDAGQTVEQVHIHIIPRKGSDYQNNDNIYKDMNKLNWGYGRDVVCSACKHLVKVPSKGPVEESFKLEEFNTALRSIDEMEVEANTIKSYIESNFASP
- a CDS encoding hypothetical protein (putative); the encoded protein is MKIYIFAYACILSIFAIRGVKIQRNCHFICTQGLRSAYAKKTAKKKALNLNPHREETYLETVQSNIAKATRGVNNPFGLAIITLALGSLVGLLYKRRKEATGEGPHGSGGSTRSSGSSGSSGSSGSSGLFKYKCVKCNLVIFPSKGRDQKFVKENFICPNCGQSNMNKHLTKE